The following are encoded together in the Ezakiella massiliensis genome:
- a CDS encoding zinc-ribbon domain-containing protein, which yields MKCNNCGADLADNAKFCTSCGASVENTAPQGRPKHCPNCGSQLAEGASFCTNCGQKVGGPVNQGAKEIENKLANTFGGKNNANLKNIGMIVGGLVVALLLIFFVFGPLFGGGKFTAKKAADIVEDVFEEAMDYDFEDARKYFSITAQDEANYFISDFQDIKAYYNYTDKTLDDFIDIEVEPMSFFYNKDTKTAKGTFNMTTKVKKKYLTEPMITEIFGSDFNGIGTETVEAEFIKEGRKWVITSIE from the coding sequence ATGAAATGTAATAATTGCGGCGCAGACTTAGCCGACAATGCAAAATTCTGCACATCTTGCGGAGCAAGCGTAGAAAACACTGCCCCACAAGGCAGACCAAAGCACTGCCCAAATTGCGGAAGCCAGTTGGCAGAGGGTGCTAGCTTTTGTACCAACTGCGGTCAAAAGGTGGGAGGTCCTGTAAATCAAGGGGCTAAAGAAATCGAAAATAAATTAGCAAATACTTTTGGCGGAAAGAATAATGCCAATCTTAAAAATATAGGCATGATAGTTGGAGGCCTCGTAGTCGCACTGCTCTTGATATTCTTTGTCTTTGGACCACTCTTTGGTGGCGGAAAATTTACAGCCAAAAAAGCGGCCGACATTGTTGAAGACGTTTTTGAGGAAGCCATGGACTATGACTTTGAAGACGCCAGAAAATATTTTTCCATAACAGCCCAAGACGAAGCCAACTATTTTATTAGTGATTTCCAAGACATCAAGGCCTACTATAACTACACAGATAAGACCCTAGACGACTTTATAGATATTGAAGTTGAGCCAATGAGCTTCTTTTACAACAAAGACACCAAGACAGCTAAGGGAACTTTTAATATGACTACCAAGGTCAAGAAAAAATACTTGACTGAACCAATGATAACAGAAATTTTTGGATCTGACTTCAATGGAATCGGCACCGAGACAGTCGAAGCTGAATTCATCAAGGAAGGCAGGAAATGGGTCATCACTAGCATAGAATAA
- a CDS encoding bifunctional hydroxymethylpyrimidine kinase/phosphomethylpyrimidine kinase, with product MKCTSFNSFTYVGNCSLKVNVALFMAHGFDIVSVPTKTFSAHLGYTDPVMSEGRDFNVLMESVQKIFPEVDLVQIGYLDEETPFAGIKSYLQKVDHKFVLVDPIHADDGRMYSPLSPRQIEMYRELIKNADAITPNLTEAINVFGYPVAFEEITDADVVKIAEILHGDFGVKNVIIKSYVEDGEIKTYFKNKDQEGFVSSPLVDAKFVGSGDAYASMVGILLANGALNMASLQNLQTIMYEAIKAQAHEPASEDGFHDIKTDKIHF from the coding sequence ATGAAGTGCACATCCTTTAATTCCTTTACCTATGTAGGCAATTGTTCTTTAAAGGTTAACGTGGCGCTTTTCATGGCCCACGGCTTTGATATTGTATCGGTCCCAACCAAAACTTTCTCCGCTCATCTGGGCTACACTGACCCGGTCATGAGCGAAGGTAGGGATTTTAATGTCTTGATGGAATCGGTCCAAAAGATTTTCCCAGAAGTCGACCTAGTTCAAATTGGATATTTGGATGAAGAGACGCCTTTTGCTGGCATCAAAAGTTATCTACAGAAAGTCGACCACAAATTTGTCCTGGTCGATCCAATTCACGCGGACGACGGGCGGATGTATTCGCCACTTAGTCCACGACAAATTGAAATGTACAGGGAATTGATAAAAAATGCCGACGCCATTACGCCGAACCTGACCGAGGCCATTAATGTCTTTGGATATCCAGTGGCATTCGAGGAAATTACGGACGCTGACGTGGTAAAGATTGCGGAAATTCTCCACGGGGACTTTGGGGTTAAAAATGTAATTATCAAGAGCTATGTGGAAGACGGCGAGATTAAAACTTATTTTAAAAACAAAGATCAAGAGGGCTTTGTGTCCTCGCCACTCGTCGATGCCAAATTCGTTGGATCAGGCGACGCCTACGCATCCATGGTGGGCATCCTTCTTGCAAATGGCGCCCTCAATATGGCCAGCTTGCAAAACTTACAGACCATTATGTATGAGGCCATCAAGGCCCAGGCCCATGAACCTGCAAGCGAAGATGGCTTCCACGATATAAAGACAGACAAGATACATTTCTAA
- a CDS encoding ECF transporter S component gives MKTNKTKKITIVGLLTALVFVSNYISIPIPTGFGVTRVHIANGICILAAMLVGPLWGGLAAGLGSMFYDFTNPAYIAGSPITFIFKFTMAAVAGLIVHSKGAKAKDSTKNIIGTVVGALTYVCLYLIKSYITQRYVAGIPHEAVMVTVKTKAAASLANAAIGVIIALVLNKILKPMVDTRLN, from the coding sequence ATGAAAACCAACAAGACTAAAAAAATTACAATCGTAGGTCTCTTGACCGCTTTGGTATTTGTATCTAATTACATTTCAATTCCAATTCCAACAGGCTTTGGAGTTACACGCGTTCACATTGCAAACGGCATTTGCATTCTAGCAGCCATGCTGGTGGGCCCACTTTGGGGAGGGCTGGCAGCAGGTCTGGGCTCAATGTTTTATGACTTTACAAACCCAGCCTACATTGCAGGTTCACCCATCACTTTTATTTTTAAATTTACCATGGCAGCTGTGGCTGGACTTATCGTTCATTCAAAGGGAGCCAAGGCCAAGGACAGCACCAAAAATATTATCGGCACAGTCGTAGGTGCGCTCACTTATGTCTGCCTATACCTAATTAAAAGCTATATAACACAAAGATACGTAGCAGGCATTCCACACGAAGCAGTTATGGTTACAGTTAAAACCAAGGCTGCGGCTTCACTGGCAAATGCAGCCATAGGCGTAATTATCGCCTTGGTATTAAACAAAATATTAAAACCAATGGTAGATACGAGGCTTAATTAA
- a CDS encoding PLP-dependent aminotransferase family protein, giving the protein MTAIYIDKSQGFLYEQLYNYFKNAILNGQIENNAKLPSKRDLQNDLNISQSTIEAAYNLLLDEGYIYSKERSGYYASDIASLVQIPDEKSFEVEETYEKKYDYDLDFNGIDPSLPIDSALSKPIRDIASDLDNDLYDRHLDGGLYELRAAIAKYLYYERGFKVSANQIYIANSTRALIYELTKAYPKFKFALEDPGFPGIVNTLKEFKKNYQVFDVLDDGIDLEKIPQNTNIISVTPSHQFPTGLVYPIKKRLDLISWASSKKDRYILEDDYDSEFRYTGIKIPALKSFDVNDRVIYIGNFSKSIAPSIKTSYMVLPKSLVLKNYETNVSYFTQKLIANFIDQGHFEKQLNKMRTASKRKLNILLKALDENKIAYTGQDAGLHVICDFKDREEEILANASKYKIKIYPIKDYYQNKSDDPRYIIGYASISEADLKTACDLLFKKM; this is encoded by the coding sequence ATGACTGCCATATACATAGACAAAAGCCAGGGATTTTTGTACGAGCAACTTTATAATTATTTTAAAAACGCAATTTTAAATGGACAAATCGAAAACAATGCCAAGCTCCCATCCAAACGCGACCTTCAAAATGACTTAAACATTTCCCAGTCGACGATCGAGGCCGCCTACAATCTCCTCTTGGACGAGGGCTATATTTATTCTAAAGAGCGGTCTGGCTATTACGCCTCGGACATTGCCAGCCTGGTCCAAATTCCCGACGAGAAATCTTTTGAAGTCGAAGAAACTTATGAAAAAAAATACGATTACGATTTGGATTTTAACGGGATCGACCCATCCCTGCCCATTGACTCTGCTCTATCCAAACCCATTCGCGACATTGCATCCGACCTTGACAACGACCTCTACGACCGCCATTTGGACGGCGGCCTCTACGAACTCAGGGCGGCAATTGCAAAATACTTATACTACGAACGCGGCTTCAAAGTCTCGGCCAATCAAATCTACATTGCAAATTCCACCCGGGCCCTAATCTATGAACTCACAAAGGCCTATCCAAAATTTAAATTTGCCTTGGAAGACCCCGGCTTTCCCGGCATTGTAAACACCCTCAAGGAATTTAAGAAAAACTATCAAGTCTTTGACGTTTTGGACGACGGGATTGACCTTGAAAAAATTCCGCAAAATACAAATATAATTTCAGTCACACCATCCCACCAATTCCCAACCGGTCTGGTCTATCCAATTAAAAAACGCCTGGATCTGATTTCCTGGGCCTCGTCCAAAAAAGATCGCTATATATTGGAGGACGACTACGACAGCGAATTTAGGTACACGGGGATCAAAATTCCCGCCCTCAAGTCCTTCGACGTAAACGACCGGGTTATCTATATCGGAAACTTTTCCAAGTCCATCGCCCCGTCAATCAAGACCTCCTACATGGTCCTGCCAAAATCGCTAGTCTTGAAAAACTACGAGACAAATGTCAGCTACTTCACCCAAAAACTCATCGCAAATTTTATTGACCAGGGGCATTTTGAAAAACAATTAAACAAAATGCGGACAGCTTCAAAAAGAAAATTAAATATCTTGTTAAAGGCCCTGGACGAAAACAAGATCGCCTACACAGGCCAAGACGCCGGATTACACGTCATCTGTGATTTCAAAGACCGGGAAGAGGAAATCTTGGCAAATGCAAGCAAATACAAAATAAAAATCTACCCCATCAAGGACTACTATCAAAATAAAAGCGACGACCCCAGGTACATCATCGGCTACGCTTCCATCAGCGAGGCCGACCTCAAAACCGCCTGCGACCTTCTATTTAAAAAAATGTAA
- a CDS encoding IS3 family transposase, whose amino-acid sequence MHSKLRQEAQYLTVDIFKEKGYQVKTICEILKISRSSYYKYKKREKPEKEKRDELLSSLIFEYHRTYDGILGYRRMTMFINKLNHKNYSEQYIYRLMKLLGIQARIRRKKVVRKTIEPFYTRENILKRKFKAEKPNEKWLTDITEFSIAGENKKLYLSAILDLYDNSIVEYELSYRSNAEIVFKMFDKAIDKYPNAKPIFHSDRGCQYTSRAFKRKVEGQGIKHSMSRVGKCIYNGPMEGFFGILKTEMFYGKEFNSLEELKERIMNYIEFYNNERFQKRLNCMAPLEYREYAV is encoded by the coding sequence ATACACTCAAAACTACGTCAAGAAGCTCAGTACCTTACGGTCGACATCTTCAAAGAAAAAGGATACCAAGTAAAAACCATCTGTGAAATACTAAAAATCTCAAGAAGCAGCTACTACAAATACAAAAAAAGAGAAAAACCTGAAAAAGAAAAACGAGATGAATTGCTAAGTAGCTTAATATTTGAATACCATAGAACATATGACGGAATCCTAGGATACAGAAGGATGACCATGTTCATAAACAAACTAAACCACAAAAACTACTCAGAACAATACATCTACAGACTAATGAAGCTCCTAGGAATACAAGCAAGAATTAGAAGAAAGAAAGTAGTTAGAAAAACAATAGAACCATTCTATACAAGAGAAAACATCCTTAAAAGAAAATTCAAAGCAGAAAAACCAAATGAGAAGTGGCTTACAGACATAACAGAATTTAGTATAGCTGGAGAAAACAAAAAACTCTACCTAAGTGCAATACTTGATCTATACGACAACAGCATCGTAGAATATGAGTTGTCTTACAGAAGCAATGCAGAGATTGTATTTAAAATGTTTGACAAGGCCATAGACAAATACCCTAATGCAAAACCAATATTCCATAGTGACCGTGGTTGTCAATATACTTCAAGAGCATTTAAAAGAAAAGTAGAAGGTCAAGGCATTAAGCATAGTATGTCCAGGGTAGGTAAATGTATATATAACGGTCCAATGGAAGGATTTTTTGGTATATTAAAGACAGAGATGTTTTATGGTAAAGAGTTTAATTCTTTAGAAGAATTAAAAGAAAGAATTATGAATTACATTGAGTTTTACAACAACGAGAGGTTTCAGAAAAGATTAAACTGCATGGCTCCGTTGGAGTACAGAGAGTATGCAGTTTAA
- a CDS encoding helix-turn-helix domain-containing protein: MGKIKFDLETKIQACREYEKGNKSFIEIAKEINAGDTTVASWYVKYKEKGEEALKSRTSNGSFSKEFKMKVVQDYLTGNYSYQQLGHKYNISHSTAGKWVNMWYNGITLKDTKQKREEDSMKAKETTYEERIEIVKWILDNNNNYNKAAEKFNLNYALVYKWTQSFLKEGEEGLKYKKRGPKFKAEIDESKLTDTEKLKLELEKEKEIRKRLELELEVLKKKEAMEKQLYTQNYVKKLSTLRSTSSKKKDTK; the protein is encoded by the coding sequence ATGGGGAAAATTAAATTTGACTTAGAAACAAAAATACAAGCATGTAGAGAATACGAAAAAGGAAACAAATCATTCATAGAAATAGCCAAAGAAATAAATGCAGGAGATACAACTGTCGCCTCATGGTATGTAAAGTACAAGGAAAAAGGAGAAGAGGCTCTAAAGTCAAGAACTTCAAACGGAAGTTTTTCAAAAGAATTTAAAATGAAGGTAGTTCAAGACTACCTTACAGGAAACTACTCCTACCAGCAACTTGGACATAAATATAATATATCACACTCAACTGCAGGTAAATGGGTTAACATGTGGTATAATGGAATTACACTCAAAGATACAAAACAAAAAAGAGAGGAAGATTCCATGAAAGCCAAAGAAACCACATATGAAGAAAGAATTGAAATAGTAAAATGGATCCTAGACAACAACAATAATTACAATAAGGCAGCAGAAAAATTCAATCTAAACTATGCACTTGTATACAAATGGACACAAAGCTTCTTAAAAGAAGGAGAAGAAGGCTTAAAGTACAAAAAAAGAGGGCCTAAATTCAAAGCTGAAATAGATGAAAGCAAGCTTACAGACACAGAGAAATTAAAACTTGAACTTGAAAAAGAAAAAGAAATTAGAAAAAGACTTGAATTAGAGCTTGAAGTTCTTAAAAAAAAAGAAGCTATGGAAAAACAGCTATACACTCAAAACTACGTCAAGAAGCTCAGTACCTTACGGTCGACATCTTCAAAGAAAAAGGATACCAAGTAA
- a CDS encoding helix-turn-helix domain-containing protein: MGKIKFDLETKIQACREYEKGNKSFIEIAKEINAGDTTVASWYVKYKEKGEEALKSRTSNGSFSKEFKMKVVQDYLTGNYSYQQLGHKYNISHSTAGKWVNMWYNGITLKDTKQKREEDSMKAKETTYEERIEIVKWILDNNNNYNKAAEKFNLNYALVYKWTQSFLKEGEEGLKYKKRGPKFKAEIDESKLTDTEKLKLELEKEKEIRKRLELELEVLKKKEAMEKQLYTQNYVKKLSTLRSTSSKKKDTK; the protein is encoded by the coding sequence ATGGGGAAAATTAAATTTGACTTAGAAACAAAAATACAAGCATGTAGAGAATACGAAAAAGGAAACAAATCATTCATAGAAATAGCCAAAGAAATAAATGCAGGAGATACAACTGTCGCCTCATGGTATGTAAAGTACAAGGAAAAAGGAGAAGAGGCTCTAAAGTCAAGAACTTCAAACGGAAGTTTTTCAAAAGAATTTAAAATGAAGGTAGTTCAAGACTACCTTACTGGAAACTACTCCTACCAGCAACTTGGACATAAATATAATATATCACACTCAACTGCAGGTAAATGGGTTAACATGTGGTATAATGGAATTACACTCAAAGATACAAAACAAAAAAGAGAGGAAGATTCCATGAAAGCCAAAGAAACCACATATGAAGAAAGAATTGAAATAGTAAAATGGATCCTAGACAACAACAATAATTACAATAAGGCAGCAGAAAAATTCAATCTAAACTATGCACTTGTATACAAATGGACACAAAGCTTCTTAAAAGAAGGAGAAGAAGGCTTAAAGTACAAAAAAAGAGGGCCTAAATTCAAAGCTGAAATAGATGAAAGCAAGCTTACAGACACAGAGAAATTAAAACTTGAACTTGAAAAAGAAAAAGAAATTAGAAAAAGACTTGAATTAGAGCTTGAAGTTCTTAAAAAAAAAGAAGCTATGGAAAAACAGCTATACACTCAAAACTACGTCAAGAAGCTCAGTACCTTACGGTCGACATCTTCAAAGAAAAAGGATACCAAGTAA
- a CDS encoding IS3 family transposase, producing the protein MFKEKGYQVKTICEILKISRSSYYKYKKREKPEKEKRDELLSSLIFEYHRTYDGILGYRRMTMFINKLNHKNYSEQYIYRLMKLLGIQARIRRKKVVRKTIEPFYTRENILKRKFKAEKPNEKWLTDITEFSIAGENKKLYLSAILDLYDNSIVEYELSYRSNAEIVFKMFDKAIDKYPNAKPIFHSDRGCQYTSRAFKRKVEGQGIKHSMSRVGKCIYNGPMEGFFGILKTEMFYGKEFNSLEELKERIMNYIEFYNNERFQKRLNCMAPLEYREHAV; encoded by the coding sequence ATCTTCAAAGAAAAAGGATACCAAGTAAAAACCATCTGTGAAATACTAAAAATCTCAAGAAGCAGCTACTACAAATACAAAAAAAGAGAAAAACCTGAAAAAGAAAAACGAGATGAATTGCTAAGTAGCTTAATATTTGAATACCATAGAACATATGACGGAATCCTAGGATACAGAAGGATGACCATGTTCATAAACAAACTAAACCACAAAAACTACTCAGAACAATACATCTACAGACTAATGAAGCTCCTAGGAATACAAGCAAGAATTAGAAGAAAGAAAGTAGTTAGAAAAACAATAGAACCATTCTATACAAGAGAAAACATCCTTAAAAGAAAATTCAAAGCAGAAAAACCAAATGAGAAGTGGCTTACAGACATAACAGAATTTAGTATAGCTGGAGAAAACAAAAAACTCTACCTAAGTGCAATACTTGATCTATACGACAACAGCATCGTAGAATATGAGTTGTCTTACAGAAGCAATGCAGAGATTGTATTTAAAATGTTTGACAAGGCCATAGACAAATACCCTAATGCAAAACCAATATTCCATAGTGACCGTGGTTGTCAATATACTTCAAGAGCATTTAAAAGAAAAGTAGAAGGTCAAGGCATTAAGCATAGTATGTCCAGGGTAGGTAAATGTATATATAACGGTCCAATGGAAGGATTTTTTGGTATATTAAAGACAGAGATGTTTTATGGTAAAGAGTTTAATTCTTTAGAAGAATTAAAAGAAAGAATTATGAATTACATTGAGTTTTACAACAACGAGAGGTTTCAGAAAAGATTAAACTGCATGGCTCCGTTGGAGTACAGAGAGCATGCAGTTTAA
- a CDS encoding helix-turn-helix domain-containing protein has protein sequence MKKMEKSIQEELKNVPSDKDVNCPVANTMKILSNKWKARIICVLSNLGTLRFSELRDGMSDVTESTLVNNLKELVNMGIVTKTVYDEMPPRTEYDLTERGRELVPILRQMRAWSHGVRLENEAELPRCKGCDFLCK, from the coding sequence ATGAAAAAAATGGAGAAATCCATACAAGAAGAATTAAAGAATGTACCGAGCGATAAGGACGTCAATTGCCCGGTTGCAAACACTATGAAGATTTTGTCCAACAAATGGAAGGCCAGAATTATCTGCGTTCTTTCAAATCTGGGGACCTTGAGATTTTCTGAACTCAGAGATGGCATGAGCGATGTTACCGAGTCAACACTGGTTAATAATTTAAAAGAACTCGTTAATATGGGCATAGTAACAAAAACAGTCTATGATGAAATGCCGCCCAGAACCGAATATGATCTTACCGAAAGAGGCAGGGAGCTCGTCCCAATCTTGAGGCAAATGAGAGCCTGGAGCCATGGGGTGAGGTTGGAGAATGAGGCGGAGTTGCCCCGGTGCAAGGGGTGTGACTTCCTATGTAAATAA
- a CDS encoding copper amine oxidase N-terminal domain-containing protein, protein MKYSKEKIARTTFALALAAMIGVQTMPINVLANDCRPEDLGKAACQQIANENPGVQVQEKTVANSMKDKLEGKDIKIWKGDSVNWKDGVGLKDEHKDDNEAKENLEGAEMTDEKPGRDLSQAGTREGNVNVKFKDQSELSVKNKVYVSDQVTGATNPNAPDNAVKITFYLRKGTKAGSDNVYEGQENPVEFSAYKAMPGVDVSKYTNPIIGGTIFDLIAAKGSDESKKGSVKWVNEKGETDYKVSAENKNFYAEFTEAPEEPKEKPEENPPVKPEENPQEKPENKAPEKRPSEDERPNYMRPDYSSRDYSKVEEKPKAKTEEKKEEKKEEKLPEKGEVKTVEHYLYLNKAEYEVNVNGKLEKRTMDVEPFALNGRTMVPVRFIAEVLGAEVSWDKETKTASFSKNGITAKLTLGSKIVQLSDGRAIELDAEPMVKNDRIVLPLTNIAKIFAISSGDINDEKADDIEWDAENMRVIIRTK, encoded by the coding sequence ATGAAATATTCAAAAGAAAAAATTGCAAGGACGACTTTTGCCCTTGCCCTAGCAGCCATGATCGGTGTGCAAACTATGCCCATAAATGTTCTGGCCAATGACTGCAGACCGGAGGACTTAGGCAAGGCCGCTTGCCAGCAAATTGCAAATGAAAACCCTGGTGTCCAGGTTCAAGAAAAGACTGTCGCAAATTCTATGAAAGACAAGCTTGAAGGCAAGGACATCAAAATTTGGAAGGGTGATTCCGTCAACTGGAAGGATGGGGTTGGCCTAAAAGATGAGCACAAGGATGACAATGAGGCCAAGGAAAATCTTGAAGGAGCTGAGATGACAGACGAAAAACCGGGTCGCGACCTATCTCAAGCGGGCACAAGAGAAGGAAATGTAAATGTTAAATTCAAGGACCAGTCTGAACTTTCTGTTAAGAATAAAGTTTATGTAAGCGATCAAGTTACCGGTGCAACAAATCCAAATGCACCTGATAATGCAGTTAAAATTACTTTTTATTTGCGCAAGGGGACCAAGGCTGGCAGTGATAATGTATATGAGGGTCAAGAAAATCCTGTGGAATTTTCAGCCTACAAGGCCATGCCAGGTGTGGATGTCTCTAAATACACCAATCCAATAATCGGCGGAACTATTTTTGATTTAATAGCCGCAAAGGGAAGTGATGAGAGCAAGAAGGGGTCTGTTAAGTGGGTCAATGAAAAAGGTGAGACCGACTACAAGGTTTCAGCTGAAAACAAAAATTTCTATGCAGAATTTACAGAAGCTCCTGAAGAGCCAAAGGAAAAACCTGAGGAAAATCCACCGGTAAAACCTGAGGAAAATCCTCAAGAAAAACCTGAAAATAAGGCACCAGAAAAGAGACCTAGTGAGGATGAAAGGCCAAATTATATGAGACCAGATTATTCAAGCCGTGATTACTCTAAGGTCGAAGAAAAACCTAAGGCTAAGACAGAGGAAAAGAAGGAAGAGAAAAAAGAAGAAAAGCTTCCTGAAAAAGGTGAGGTCAAGACTGTTGAGCACTATTTGTATTTAAACAAAGCCGAATACGAGGTAAATGTTAACGGTAAACTTGAAAAGAGAACGATGGACGTTGAGCCCTTTGCACTGAACGGTAGAACCATGGTCCCTGTCAGATTTATCGCAGAAGTTTTGGGGGCAGAGGTCAGCTGGGACAAAGAGACTAAGACCGCTTCTTTTAGCAAAAATGGCATTACCGCTAAGCTGACCTTGGGTAGCAAGATTGTTCAATTATCAGACGGACGCGCAATTGAACTCGACGCTGAGCCAATGGTAAAAAATGATAGGATTGTGTTGCCACTTACAAATATTGCGAAAATATTTGCCATCTCAAGCGGAGACATCAATGACGAAAAGGCTGATGACATCGAGTGGGATGCAGAAAATATGAGGGTAATTATTAGAACAAAATAA
- a CDS encoding glycogen synthase, translating to MEKLNILVATVEAVPFVRVTNSAEFVYNSTRKYREKNHNAKVVMPLYKSVKAKYSDSLRYITNFMVDINSEKHTASILTLDVEGVEFLFIDSETYFNRNRVIGEVDDCERFIFFAKAVVQMIKEMDLKTDILNAKDFEAALIPAYIKKLRQNDKYYKNVKTVLTLHDIKSQGIYPICEAEAIGLPMEMVGDFDYKFYQSVNFLKAGILAADYITFPSPTFKEECQTPFYSERLDGLFKANNFKMAGILDGLNYIRYNPETDGSLFANFSLENLEERKVNKLGLLNYYNLEGVDKMLICVIGRMISQKGTDLIADNLDYLMEKNINIIFMGTGDPEIEDTLIEYQNRFPGRIATKLYMNENEANRILAGSDFYLAVPRTEISAINQLIAMRYGSVPIVRETGTLKDSVKPYNKFSKKGQGILFSGQTSKNFREAIDTACDIYFNKPEVYEQMQVNCLERDSRWGVTTDTYLEIFNELKHEICG from the coding sequence ATGGAAAAATTAAATATCTTAGTCGCAACTGTTGAGGCAGTCCCTTTCGTGAGGGTCACCAACTCTGCGGAATTCGTTTACAACTCCACTCGCAAGTACAGGGAGAAAAACCACAACGCCAAGGTTGTCATGCCCCTTTACAAATCAGTTAAGGCCAAGTATTCTGATTCGCTTAGATACATTACAAATTTTATGGTGGACATCAATTCAGAAAAACACACGGCGTCCATTTTGACTTTGGATGTGGAAGGTGTGGAATTTCTATTTATAGATAGCGAGACCTATTTTAACCGCAACCGGGTCATCGGCGAGGTCGACGACTGCGAACGCTTTATATTTTTCGCCAAGGCCGTTGTGCAAATGATCAAGGAAATGGATTTGAAGACGGATATTTTAAACGCCAAAGACTTTGAAGCCGCATTAATTCCTGCCTATATTAAAAAACTCAGGCAAAACGACAAGTACTATAAAAATGTCAAGACCGTTTTGACCCTCCACGACATCAAAAGCCAAGGGATCTATCCCATTTGCGAAGCCGAAGCTATTGGCCTTCCCATGGAGATGGTGGGCGATTTCGACTACAAGTTTTATCAGTCGGTCAACTTTTTAAAGGCCGGCATCCTGGCAGCCGATTACATCACCTTCCCATCCCCAACTTTCAAGGAAGAATGCCAAACCCCATTTTATTCTGAAAGATTGGACGGACTTTTCAAGGCCAACAATTTTAAAATGGCTGGCATTTTGGACGGCCTAAATTATATTCGCTACAATCCAGAAACTGACGGGTCATTATTCGCCAATTTTTCTCTGGAAAATTTGGAAGAACGCAAGGTCAACAAGCTTGGGCTCTTGAATTATTATAATTTGGAGGGCGTGGACAAGATGCTGATCTGTGTTATCGGCAGGATGATCAGTCAAAAGGGCACGGACCTCATCGCCGACAATTTGGATTATCTGATGGAGAAAAATATAAATATAATCTTTATGGGCACGGGCGACCCCGAAATCGAGGATACATTAATCGAATATCAAAATCGTTTCCCCGGTCGCATAGCAACTAAGCTTTATATGAACGAAAACGAGGCCAACAGGATTTTGGCTGGTTCGGATTTTTATTTGGCTGTACCGCGGACGGAAATCTCCGCCATCAACCAGCTGATTGCCATGCGCTATGGGTCAGTTCCAATCGTTCGCGAAACGGGAACCCTCAAGGACTCAGTCAAGCCCTACAATAAATTTTCCAAAAAAGGCCAAGGCATTTTGTTCTCTGGACAAACTTCGAAAAACTTTAGAGAAGCAATCGATACCGCCTGCGACATCTACTTCAATAAGCCAGAAGTCTATGAGCAGATGCAGGTGAATTGTTTGGAACGCGACTCCAGGTGGGGGGTTACGACGGACACTTATCTGGAGATATTCAACGAACTGAAACACGAAATTTGTGGCTAA